From the Colletotrichum lupini chromosome 1, complete sequence genome, the window AGATACTGGCCAAAGACAATCTCTTATTGCGGCACGATTGACATCACTTTGCTAATTACTTGAAGTTGGCTCGACTTACCCAATAGGTAAGCTGTAAATGCAATTAGAATACCCCATTGCTAGGGTAGTTGAGAAATACGTAGCGTATTTACATCTCCCTCATATCAAGTCATCAACTTGTCTAGTGGCTGGGCAGCTATCTCCGGGGTCCTACTCGCAAAAAGAGATTGGGGGGACGCATTTTCTCGCCTTTCGTGGAAGCACAATATTTTTAGGCAGAACATCAAGTTGAGTCTATTCCTAGTCCATCACATCTGCAGGTATGTAAGCTGAAGGCCAAGGTGCAGCTTGCGATCAGTCAAGGAACGTTCGACCTTGGAATCTAAAGACCACCCAGTTCCATGCCATTTGCAAGGACGTATCAGTTGGCAGATCATCTCAGCGGGATCTGCATGAAGCTCGTCCCTCAGTCTTACGCATCCTAAGGCTTCTTACATGTTCATGAATCATATATGTAGGCTGGAAAGTAGTTGACTTTGAATGCCGTTCGTTGATGAGTCTTAATCAATATTAGCACCTATCTCCAAAGATGGTTCGACAGGCCACTCAATGATATGGCCGGCTTTCTCACACAATCAATCATACACGTGATGCATTTAATCCTTAGTATTACCATGCGTAAAGTCAAAGGTTGGGTCACACGTAGAATACATCGCAATCTGGCGTGTGGTTCTATTCGAAACCAGCTAGGTTCAATATTCCTCCAACTCACCGTTGAGATTCTCGGTAATGACAACGGAGATCTGCGTAGTCTCTAGTTGGTCATTGAGAGAGAGGCTTATAACCATGTCAACCGAgtatagttactatatacAATGACTCTCCTTTTGGCCTAGTACAGTGCTGTGCATATCTATGCATCTCACCAGCATTCATAAGCTGCCGCATAGTATTATTTTGTAGGCAATTGGTAATACTTTTCACAtgaataattaaattagataGTCTTCATGTGTGAGGTGGCCATTCCCTGACCCATCTCGAACCACAAGCCACCGTAAAGTTGTGAACCTGACCTTAGGTTCATGGACACATAAGAGACCGGAAAGTGTATTAAGGTTCCTTGGTGTCTGGCCCTTATGCTCGTCCTTACAAGCCCTTATACCCTCTAGAAGTTAACCTTGAATGTTTCCAGAGTCTTACTAATCTCCTCGAATGTCTTTGCTCAGCGGTGCTTGTCTCGTCCAGATGTTCATCCCAACCTTCTGTCCATCTGTGACCGGCAATCCAGCATGTAAATTACGTTGATCTCCAGAACCATCGACGTGGAGGTTTTCCCAATACACGAAATTTCCCTCCAACGGCCGAAATGTCACGCCTCTCTCCCAAGGCTCGTCGCAGTCAATGAAAGAGCACCATCGTTCGTCAAAAGGGGCGTCTAAGAGCGGGAAGTTGGTTCCACCTCCGGTAACGTTAACCGCTGACACATAACCGAAGAAAGAAGACAGCCGATTGCCGCCTAGATGAGCTCTGGCGTGTGCAGGATCTGTGAACCAGTCTGTATGAAAATGGTACTGCTGTCCCTTTCCATACTTGACCAGCTGCAGTGGTTCTACGTGACTCTTAGGCATACCATACCCTTGGAACGCTATTGCGCGCTCTTCGATGCAGCGAACAACATCATCCCGCCACAGGCTGGTACTCTGAGATGTCCGTACGTCGTGCGTGGTTTTGCCTCCAGAAGCATCAATAACTCCAGAATGGGTAAACGTGCCGCTCCTGATACAGATTAGTGGCATTATTACACAAACACTGCAAGATAAACTGACGCCATATCCAGCAGATGTGACCGCTCTGCGGCCGTGATGAAGTCGGCGATATAAACCacaagaggggatttagagatCATGTGGACCTTGTATGGCGGGTGTGTGCATACGTATCCCGACGTGGGTTTCTGATCCTGAGATAACACGGGGACGACCAATGTCGCCGCGAGGGTAAAGGTTGCGGTCGAGAGAAGACCAATCATGTTGCTTGAATGTTGATCTATAGGCATTAGGCTTTGCTGCAATCTTTCAGTCTGGGAGCTGCCTCGTTTATGAAGCCATCGCAGCTGGATTTGAAGTCGGATGATTGATCTGGTTGACAGCGGCTGAAACTCAGGGCGTTTGAAGCGCGAGCTGGCAATTTCTCGTTCGCACATTGGGTCATTCGTTTGGGTTCCCGATCCTCCATGACGGTTTGGGGTTCAGTCCAGGGGTTTCCTCGTCTGATCagcgtaccttaccttagcttCAGACGTCGAAACGCCACAGTTATGGGTCGCCAGCCCCCAACCTGACTAGGGGTTCACCCTGATCGTCAGCCGAtgtcctttttatttttttattttttaaagctccacAGAGAAAGAGCTCACTTTCAGCATCTAGATGATGGACTCAGCAATTCAGCCAATATCGAGAAGCTCTATCTGAATGACATGAAAATTTCCGGACGCAGACTTGGCAACTCTACAGGTTGCCAGTGTTCTGCTTAAGAGCGAAGTCGCACAACTCTCTCACTGTTGCCAATGGTATTGGACGAGGTCGGACCCAACAACAAAGGTAGCTGGAAATTTGCTAACACATTTGGCCTATATCGCCTACTGATAAATGTCTCTTTAACATCTGAAATATTCATTCTGGTGGTGTTAATCCAGCTTGATGTCCTGCGTCGTCCCAGTCGCTCGGATGGAGAGTGGTACAATCTTGTTGCAGGGACTAGGTAGGTACCATTGGAGATGTTGGCTAGACACTGAAGGACTTTGGATAATGCCATTGCAATCAAGGGTAGTCAAGAGAAAGATAGCTAGACTCTAAGAAGTTTACTTCTCGTATTCACCAAAGCGGTATTATGCTGGTCGCCACATACTAGCAGTATCAGGTCTAAGAACCAGGGTATTTCATGGATCGTATGGTCCAGTCGCCCTACGACCAGTGAGTAACTCTGCCTCGCCCGATGCTTTGACTAAGTAGATGTCTTCGTGTCTGACGCCAAATCTGTTTTCCAAATAGATTCCAGGCTCGTTCGTGAATGTCATACCGGGCTTAAGCAAGATATCTTTGTTCCACTTGTTCAAGTACGGCGACTCGTGAGCTATGTGATACGGATCAATAACTGCTTTCGACCCCCGATCATGAGGAGCATATTAGGGAACATACCTTTAATACCGATACCGTGACCCAAACGATGGGTGAAACCGTATCCATAGCCAGCATCTTCAATGACTTGGCGAGCTGCAATATCCACACTTGCTGCTGTGTTATTCGGCTTgaaagcggcggcggcagctgaTTGTGCCTCCAATACAATGTCCCAGACCCTGAGCTTCTCCGCACGCAGCTCAGCGTCCGCAATGAGATGTTGTCGTCCCTCCGGGTTTCGGATCCATGAATTCAGTAGGGCACCCATCATAGTAGGTGACTGTGGCTTTGGTGGATCGATGAAGAAGCTGCGACAAATATCCGAACTGTAGCCCAGATAATGGGCACCAACATCGATGATAACCATGCTCTCAGGAGTCAACTTTTTGAAGCCAGTGACAAAACCCCCATGAGGAAGCGCTCCGTGCTCCTCGAATAACACAATATTGAAGAACAGTCCAAAGTTGATGGAGAGGAGAGCAGAATTGAGAATTTCGGTGACTTCATCTTCTGTAAGCCCCGACATCAGACAAGGCCGCATCGCTCTAACGGCGACAACAGTCCCAGTATTGACAACGCGAAGCAATTCGACCTCCGCAGGGCTTTTCTGCTGCTTCACGAGTTCAACTTCCTGAGAGAGGCCGACCGTCTCAAACCCGGCAGCATCCAATCCTCTGACGATGAAGTCACGAATCTCCTCGTCAACCATGAGCTTTCCATGATGGCCATCGAAGAGATGTGATTTGAGCAGCGTATCGTACGGGTTCCAATGCTCTTCCCAGATGACAACGTCCAGTTCGTCTTCCCTTGTTGGTATGCCGAGCATCCGTACCCTGCCCTCTTCAAAATGAGGCGATAAGAAGGCAGTCTTGGCGTTCACCTGACCAGAAGAAGACACATGAGGGAGGATGAGCATGAGGAATGGCCGCTCTTCAGGCTCCCAAGGTTCCCAGTCAACTTGAGATATGTTGCCATAATACCTGTCCCCAAGTCAGGACTCACGTACTCCGAGGCTGAGAGGTCTTCGGGTTGTCGAAGAAAGACTTACTGGAAAGTGTAGCCAGGTTCCAAGACGAACGCATCTACATTTGATGCGACCAGAGCTTGGGCCAGTCGATCTCTGCGTTCAAGGAATTCTTCCGTAGAGATAGGTACGGCGGGGTCGAGGAAAGATAAGTCGGCGTGCAGATTATCAATAGTGCATTGCTGGGCTTTCTGGTACGGAGTAGACGTACGTTCCCGCGACTGGAACGACAGAAAGTAGTAGCATGAGATGGATGCATATAAGAGCAATGAAGTCGCAATAAGCTGTAGTTTGTTTGGGAACCGTCTGGTATTATGCCTTTGCACCTGTGCCTGGTGCAGAGGTATACCCTCTAAACATTTTGTTGATACAAGCATTGCGATTGTTGCGGACTGCGTCGAGCAAGTTTTGAAGGAGTAGAGATAGACAAGAAAAGACTTGAACATCTGCATTCTCTCTGCGCTGAATAAACAGCACGCAAGCGAGCACACCAGGATGAAGCAGTGCCGAGAAATCAGACGTCGGAGGGTCTCCGACCTCGCGTTCTACCCCTCTCCGGGGTGCAGGAATTGGAGATCCTTTCCCGGATTAGGGTAGCCTCTCCACACGAGTCATGCCAGGAttacagcagcaacagcaggtACGAGCGTCCATCCTCTGGTTTACGACATGGGTGTCGATAGCGGTAGACAGTTTCCCGTCGGCTTACAAGGCCGATCCGGAGGACAAAAGATAAGCAAGGATGCCGCGGCGTACGCCGTCGCTTTTCTCTTCGGCATAGATGCGCCGACATGAAGTGCCGTCCTTCGAGTTAAGTATGGGAGCTGCCCCATATGAAGACGTTTGGAGCTGTGTCCTTGCGTGTTAGATTATACCACACATTTGGTGTGTATTTTGGGAGCCATTGACTCGGATGATACCACACAATGGTCTCCATGCCAGAAGTCAACAGGGCGACCTCCGGCACTGAGGAGCGAACAGCTACTAGAGATGACGAAATTGCTACTGACGAAAAGAAAATCGCAAGCAAGGCCCCGGATAGTACCGAAGTAGGGGTAGTAGAAGAAGGACCACAGAAGACGTACTACAGCAGTCTGTCTGTTTGGTTGATGGTTTTGTTCTCGGGACTGGCAATAGGTTCAGATGGCTAGTATGTTGGACATCTACTCTCGCTGCCTTCTTCTCAAGATGTATCGCTCACAATGCTGCAGCAACGCCGCCGTCATTGGAAACGTCGAACTGCTACTTGCAATCCTTTACCCTGACGATCTGACTACCACGATATACCAGAGGCTCTCCAATGCTTTTCTGATCGGCATGATTGTGGGAATGATACTTTTCGGCATCATCAGTGACCAACTTGGCCGTAAGACTGGTGCTGTGGCCACAACAATCTTGCTGGTACTAGGCATCGCCTTGTCGACTGCAGCCAGTGGTACCACGACCACAGGCATGTTTTGGATGCTTATCATTGCTCGTGGTATTGCCGGTGTAGGCGCAGGAGGAGAATACCCAGTCTCTGGAGCCGGTGCTGCCGAAGCGACCGACGAAGACGCCAAGTTTCGCAAAAGGAGGGGCTTCATGTTTGCGATGCTCGCAGACTTATCAGCCAGTCTAGGATATGTTTGGGGAGGTTTGGTGcctctgctgctgctgttgtgcGTTGGCCAGCAAGTCTCAAAATACCATATTGTTTGGCGAACCTCGTTTGCGTTGGGTATGGCACCCCCCCTTCTCATCTTCTGGTTCCGGATGCGGATGGCAGTCTCGACAGCGTACCGAAAGTCAGCATTGCGGAAGCAGAGAATGCCATACTGGCTTGCACTGAAACGGTATTGGCGACCGCTTTTAGGTGCAGCATCAACATGGTTCTTGTATAACTGGATCTCTATTCCCTTCGGAATTTTCAGCTCAACAATCATATCAAGAGCCAACGTAGAGGAAAGTCTTGTTAAAACGCTCGGGTGGGGCGTAGTAATCAACTGTTTTTACATCCCCGGCCCTTTCATCGGTGGGTACCTATCGGACAAAATTGGGAGACGTCAGACCATGGCTTTGGGTTTTACGTTGCAAGCAATTCTCGGTTTTGTCCTCGGAGGCGCGATGAATCCTATCCAGGGTGTATTTCCTCTTTTTGTTGTCCTCTACGGCATATTTTTGACGCTTGGCGAAGTTGGCCCAGGAAGGTAAGGTTATTCTCTGTAACCGTTAACACCATTTAACTTACCACCCCCACAGTACCGTTGTTCTGATAGCCTCCGAGTGCTTTCCCACGTCCATACGTGGCCAGATGATGGGGCTTATCTCGGCCTTTTCGAAAGCGGGAGCTGCGATTGGCACACAGGTAAGCTAACTCTTACCGTCAGTTACTACAGAATTGATCTGCACTGACACGATATGAAAGGTGTTTACTGCGATTTTGAACAAGTACACCACCGATCCATCCAAGGGAAATCAAGTTGCATTTCTGATTGGTTCTGGGTTCGCTGTTCTTGGTGCTATCATCGCGCTTTTCGTGATTCCAGACATCTCAAGGCACCTGAATGACGACGATGAAGCTTGGAAGAAGTACCTAGCTGAGAATGGCTGGGACGCTCAATGGGGCGACGAAGTGACACGCGATCCGACCGGTGTTGTTATGGATAAAGCTGCGTCTTAGCTTAATCATCATAACTGAATTAGTCCACTATACATTGGATCAATACCTATCAT encodes:
- a CDS encoding 2OG-Fe(II)oxygenase superfamily protein; amino-acid sequence: MIGLLSTATFTLAATLVVPVLSQDQKPTSGYVCTHPPYKVHMISKSPLVVYIADFITAAERSHLLDMASGTFTHSGVIDASGGKTTHDVRTSQSTSLWRDDVVRCIEERAIAFQGYGMPKSHVEPLQLVKYGKGQQYHFHTDWFTDPAHARAHLGGNRLSSFFGYVSAVNVTGGGTNFPLLDAPFDERWCSFIDCDEPWERGVTFRPLEGNFVYWENLHVDGSGDQRNLHAGLPVTDGQKVGMNIWTRQAPLSKDIRGD
- a CDS encoding metallopeptidase family M24, yielding MLVSTKCLEGIPLHQAQVQRHNTRRFPNKLQLIATSLLLYASISCYYFLSFQSRERTSTPYQKAQQCTIDNLHADLSFLDPAVPISTEEFLERRDRLAQALVASNVDAFVLEPGYTFQYYGNISQVDWEPWEPEERPFLMLILPHVSSSGQVNAKTAFLSPHFEEGRVRMLGIPTREDELDVVIWEEHWNPYDTLLKSHLFDGHHGKLMVDEEIRDFIVRGLDAAGFETVGLSQEVELVKQQKSPAEVELLRVVNTGTVVAVRAMRPCLMSGLTEDEVTEILNSALLSINFGLFFNIVLFEEHGALPHGGFVTGFKKLTPESMVIIDVGAHYLGYSSDICRSFFIDPPKPQSPTMMGALLNSWIRNPEGRQHLIADAELRAEKLRVWDIVLEAQSAAAAAFKPNNTAASVDIAARQVIEDAGYGYGFTHRLGHGIGIKAHESPYLNKWNKDILLKPGMTFTNEPGIYLENRFGVRHEDIYLVKASGEAELLTGRRATGPYDP